From Thermomonas sp. XSG, one genomic window encodes:
- a CDS encoding D-alanine--D-alanine ligase, whose protein sequence is MSASAFAPLRCTDPAAFGRVAVLMGGSSSEREVSLDSGRNVLEALQSRGVDAHAVDGIPALVDALVHGRFDRVFNILHGGDGENGVLQGLLQGFEIPCTGSGVLGSALTMDKIRTKQVWISAGLPTPKFVRLAPGADLRAAALELGLPVFVKPSSEGSSVGVARVLAEADIDAAIEVARGYGGEMLMEQMVVGDELTVGVLGEVALPSIRIVPKGEWYDYNAKYIAEDTQYLCPGLEGGDEAAIRALALDAFRAAGCSGWGRIDVMRDRASGRLLLLEVNTAPGMTSHSLVPKAARELGVSFEELCWRILEQTL, encoded by the coding sequence ATGAGCGCCTCCGCATTCGCCCCGCTGCGCTGCACCGACCCGGCAGCGTTCGGCCGTGTCGCCGTGCTGATGGGCGGCAGCAGCAGCGAGCGCGAAGTCTCGCTGGATTCCGGTCGCAACGTGCTGGAAGCGCTGCAGTCGCGTGGTGTCGACGCCCATGCGGTGGACGGCATCCCGGCCCTGGTCGATGCGCTGGTGCACGGCAGGTTCGACCGCGTGTTCAACATCCTGCACGGCGGCGACGGCGAGAACGGCGTGCTGCAGGGCCTGCTGCAGGGCTTCGAGATTCCCTGCACCGGCTCAGGCGTGCTGGGCAGCGCGCTGACCATGGACAAGATCCGCACCAAGCAGGTGTGGATCAGCGCCGGCCTGCCGACGCCGAAGTTCGTCCGCCTGGCGCCCGGCGCCGACCTGCGCGCGGCCGCGCTGGAACTGGGCCTGCCGGTGTTCGTGAAGCCGTCCAGCGAGGGCAGCAGCGTGGGCGTGGCGCGGGTGCTGGCCGAAGCCGACATCGACGCCGCGATCGAGGTCGCGCGCGGCTACGGCGGCGAAATGCTGATGGAGCAGATGGTGGTGGGCGACGAGCTGACCGTCGGCGTGCTGGGCGAAGTCGCGCTGCCGTCGATCCGGATCGTGCCCAAAGGCGAGTGGTACGACTACAACGCCAAGTACATCGCCGAGGACACCCAGTACCTGTGTCCCGGTCTGGAGGGCGGCGATGAGGCCGCGATCCGCGCGCTGGCGCTGGATGCGTTCCGCGCCGCCGGCTGCAGCGGCTGGGGTCGCATCGACGTGATGCGCGACCGCGCCAGCGGCCGGCTGCTGTTGCTGGAAGTGAACACCGCCCCGGGCATGACCAGTCACTCGCTGGTGCCGAAGGCGGCGCGCGAGCTGGGCGTGTCGTTCGAGGAACTGTGCTGGCGCATCCTGGAGCAGACGCTTTGA
- the murC gene encoding UDP-N-acetylmuramate--L-alanine ligase, with protein MSPHSLHLRQINDPAKALPRVHFVGIGGVGMSGIAEVMRTLGYQVSGSDNADNAVTKRLASLGIVIHRGHASANVLEADCVVVSSAIKPDNPELLEARAQRIPVVPRAEMLAELMRFKRGVAVAGTHGKTTTTSLTASVLAEGGLDPTFVIGGKLLAAGANAGLGGGDWLVAEADESDGSFLRLNPVVAVITNIDADHLENYGGDFERVKQAFSEFLHRLPFYGLAVLCIDDEEVAQLARRTPRHVVTYGFAPEADVRAADVRQQGARMQFTLCLPDGSRTACTLALPGRHNVQNALAAAAIGWQLGVPNAAIAKALEGFQGIGRRFNQLATLKLAEGGEVALVDDYGHHPKELAAVFAAARGGWPDKRLVVAFQPHRYTRTRDLFDEFAAVLSSVDALLLTEVYPAGEAPIAGADASALARSIRTRGRVEPVVVGGAAELATVLPGVLRDGDLLLLMGAGDIGAAAQQIARDGLQPQPAQGEPA; from the coding sequence ATGAGCCCGCACAGCCTGCACCTGCGGCAGATCAACGACCCGGCCAAGGCCCTGCCGCGCGTGCATTTCGTCGGCATCGGCGGGGTCGGCATGAGCGGCATCGCCGAGGTGATGCGCACGCTGGGTTACCAGGTCAGCGGCTCCGACAACGCCGACAACGCCGTGACCAAGCGGCTGGCGTCGCTGGGCATCGTCATCCACCGCGGCCACGCTTCCGCCAACGTGCTGGAGGCCGACTGCGTGGTGGTGTCCAGCGCGATCAAGCCGGACAACCCCGAGCTGCTGGAGGCGCGCGCGCAGCGCATCCCGGTGGTGCCGCGCGCGGAAATGCTGGCCGAGCTGATGCGCTTCAAGCGCGGGGTGGCGGTGGCCGGCACGCACGGCAAGACCACCACCACCTCGCTGACCGCCAGCGTGCTGGCCGAAGGCGGGCTGGACCCGACCTTCGTGATCGGCGGCAAGCTGCTGGCTGCCGGCGCCAATGCCGGCCTCGGCGGCGGCGACTGGCTGGTGGCCGAGGCCGACGAGAGCGATGGCAGCTTCCTGCGCCTGAACCCGGTGGTGGCGGTCATCACCAATATCGACGCCGACCACCTGGAGAACTACGGCGGCGATTTCGAGCGGGTCAAGCAGGCGTTCTCCGAATTCCTGCACCGGCTGCCGTTCTACGGTCTGGCGGTGCTGTGCATCGATGACGAGGAAGTGGCGCAGCTGGCGCGCAGGACGCCGCGCCACGTGGTCACCTACGGCTTCGCGCCGGAGGCCGACGTGCGCGCCGCCGACGTGCGCCAGCAGGGCGCGCGCATGCAGTTCACCCTGTGCCTGCCGGACGGCAGCCGCACCGCCTGCACGCTGGCCCTGCCGGGCCGCCACAACGTGCAGAACGCGCTGGCTGCCGCCGCCATCGGCTGGCAGCTGGGCGTGCCGAACGCGGCCATCGCCAAGGCGCTGGAAGGCTTCCAGGGCATCGGTCGGCGCTTCAACCAGCTGGCCACGCTGAAGCTGGCCGAAGGTGGCGAAGTGGCGCTGGTGGACGATTACGGCCACCACCCGAAGGAGCTCGCCGCGGTGTTCGCCGCGGCCCGCGGCGGCTGGCCGGACAAGCGGCTGGTGGTGGCGTTCCAGCCGCACCGCTACACCCGTACCCGCGACCTGTTCGACGAGTTCGCGGCAGTGCTGTCGAGCGTGGATGCGCTGCTGCTCACCGAGGTGTACCCGGCCGGCGAGGCGCCCATCGCCGGCGCCGATGCCAGTGCGCTGGCGCGTTCGATCCGCACCCGCGGTCGGGTCGAGCCGGTGGTCGTCGGTGGTGCCGCCGAACTGGCCACCGTGCTGCCGGGCGTGCTGCGCGACGGCGACCTGCTGCTGCTGATGGGCGCGGGCGACATCGGCGCCGCCGCGCAGCAGATCGCCCGCGATGGCCTGCAGCCGCAACCTGCGCAGGGAGAACCCGCATGA
- the murG gene encoding undecaprenyldiphospho-muramoylpentapeptide beta-N-acetylglucosaminyltransferase: protein MVMAGGTGGHIFPGLAVAQALRVRGADVCWLGADGGMETRLVPPQGVAIDTIAVKGVRGKGIATLLAAPLRILSAVRAAAAVMRARRPDAAVSFGGFAAGPGGIAAKLAGIPLLVHEQNRAAGMTNKALARVARQVLVGFPQTFAKEVHVGNPVRAQIAQVPPPGQRDFAHAGPLRLLVLGGSQGARALNEAVPRAVAALGQPVEIIHQAGEKMLDAARKAYADANVEARVEPFIADMAAAYAWADLVVCRAGALTLAELCAVGVGSVLVPFPQAVDDHQTRNAEYLVERGAAVLLPQTEQLAARLQQALADLSADPGKRLAMAQAARGLARPDAAQRVAEAVLAAISNEVSR from the coding sequence ATGGTGATGGCCGGCGGCACCGGCGGCCACATTTTCCCCGGCCTTGCGGTGGCGCAGGCGCTGCGCGTGCGCGGCGCGGACGTGTGCTGGCTGGGCGCGGACGGCGGCATGGAAACCCGATTGGTGCCGCCTCAGGGCGTCGCCATCGACACCATCGCGGTCAAGGGCGTGCGCGGCAAGGGCATCGCCACCCTGCTGGCGGCGCCGCTGCGGATCCTGTCGGCGGTGCGCGCGGCGGCTGCGGTGATGCGCGCGCGTCGTCCGGACGCGGCGGTCAGCTTCGGCGGCTTCGCCGCGGGGCCGGGCGGAATCGCCGCCAAGCTGGCGGGCATCCCGCTGCTGGTGCACGAGCAGAACCGTGCCGCCGGCATGACCAACAAGGCGCTGGCAAGAGTGGCGCGGCAGGTGCTGGTGGGTTTCCCGCAGACCTTCGCGAAGGAAGTCCATGTCGGCAATCCGGTGCGTGCGCAGATCGCGCAGGTGCCGCCGCCCGGGCAGCGCGACTTCGCGCATGCAGGGCCGCTGCGCCTGCTGGTGCTGGGCGGCAGCCAGGGCGCGCGTGCGCTGAACGAAGCGGTGCCGCGCGCGGTGGCCGCGCTGGGCCAGCCGGTGGAGATCATCCACCAGGCCGGCGAGAAGATGCTCGACGCCGCGCGCAAGGCCTATGCCGATGCGAATGTCGAAGCGCGCGTGGAGCCCTTCATTGCCGACATGGCGGCCGCTTACGCCTGGGCCGACCTGGTGGTCTGCCGCGCCGGTGCGCTGACCCTGGCCGAGCTGTGCGCGGTCGGCGTCGGCAGCGTGCTGGTGCCGTTCCCGCAGGCGGTGGACGACCACCAGACCCGCAATGCCGAATACCTGGTGGAGCGCGGCGCCGCCGTGCTGCTGCCGCAGACCGAACAACTGGCCGCGCGCCTGCAGCAGGCGCTGGCCGATCTTTCCGCCGATCCCGGCAAGCGCCTGGCGATGGCGCAGGCCGCGCGTGGCCTGGCCCGTCCCGATGCCGCGCAGCGCGTGGCCGAGGCGGTGCTGGCCGCGATTTCCAACGAGGTTTCCCGATGA
- the ftsW gene encoding putative lipid II flippase FtsW yields the protein MATTATDSLGQATRLDEIGGRIDPWLLGSAVALACLGVVMVGSAAIAGGGVDAGPWYFLTRHLMFLGIGLGLAALVMRTELKTVEKHAQWLLLACIVLLGLVFVPGVGVTVNGAKRWLNLGVSNFQAVEAVKLLYIIWLASYLKRYSEDVAATWPAMLKPLGVAVLLVGLLLLQPDFGSSSLLLAITAGMLVLGGVNMPRMFGPVLVGLPVLAVIAIAEPYRMRRLTTFLDPWADPFDSGYQLTNALMAVGRGEWFGVGLGASVQKLSYLPEAHTDFIMAVIAEELGFAGVCLVVGLYALLAGRAFWLGMKCVEMRRHFSGYVAFGIALWMALQSFVSIGVNLGLLPTKGLTLPLVSSGGSSVLMTCAALGLLMRVSWEYERAARQVARRRAVGAGAAVGAPPVAAQPPLPADAGNRGTSRLRQRIEPGLGRPSTESPALAALRRAR from the coding sequence ATGGCCACGACCGCCACCGACAGCCTGGGCCAGGCGACCCGCCTCGACGAGATCGGCGGGCGCATCGACCCGTGGCTGCTGGGCAGCGCGGTGGCGCTGGCCTGTCTGGGCGTGGTCATGGTCGGCTCGGCGGCGATCGCCGGCGGCGGCGTGGATGCCGGCCCGTGGTACTTCCTGACCCGCCACCTGATGTTCCTCGGCATCGGCCTGGGCCTGGCCGCGCTGGTGATGCGCACCGAGCTCAAGACGGTCGAGAAGCACGCGCAGTGGCTGCTGCTGGCCTGCATCGTGCTGCTGGGGCTGGTGTTCGTTCCCGGCGTCGGCGTCACCGTGAACGGCGCGAAGCGCTGGCTCAACCTCGGTGTGTCCAACTTCCAGGCCGTCGAGGCGGTCAAGCTGCTCTACATCATCTGGCTGGCCAGCTACCTGAAGCGCTACAGCGAAGACGTGGCGGCCACCTGGCCGGCCATGCTCAAGCCGCTGGGCGTGGCGGTGCTGCTGGTCGGGCTGCTGCTGCTGCAGCCCGACTTCGGCTCGTCCTCGCTGCTGCTGGCGATCACCGCCGGCATGCTGGTGCTGGGCGGGGTCAACATGCCGCGGATGTTCGGGCCGGTGCTGGTCGGGCTGCCGGTGCTGGCGGTGATCGCGATCGCCGAGCCGTACCGCATGCGCCGCCTTACCACCTTCCTCGACCCGTGGGCCGACCCGTTCGACAGTGGCTACCAGCTGACCAACGCGCTGATGGCGGTGGGTCGCGGCGAGTGGTTCGGGGTCGGTCTCGGCGCTTCGGTGCAGAAGCTGTCCTACCTGCCGGAAGCCCATACCGACTTCATCATGGCGGTGATCGCCGAGGAACTTGGATTCGCCGGCGTGTGCCTGGTGGTGGGGCTTTACGCGCTGCTGGCTGGGCGTGCGTTCTGGCTGGGGATGAAGTGCGTGGAGATGCGCCGCCACTTCTCCGGCTACGTCGCCTTCGGCATCGCGCTGTGGATGGCGCTGCAGAGCTTCGTGTCGATCGGCGTCAACCTCGGCCTGCTGCCGACCAAGGGCCTGACCCTGCCGCTGGTTTCGTCCGGTGGCTCCTCGGTGCTGATGACCTGCGCCGCGCTGGGCCTGCTGATGCGGGTGTCGTGGGAGTACGAACGCGCCGCCCGCCAGGTGGCCCGCCGCCGCGCGGTGGGCGCTGGCGCGGCGGTAGGCGCGCCGCCTGTAGCCGCGCAGCCGCCGTTGCCGGCCGACGCCGGCAATCGCGGCACCAGCCGCCTGCGCCAGCGGATCGAACCCGGCCTGGGCCGGCCGTCCACCGAATCGCCCGCGCTGGCCGCGCTGCGGAGGGCCCGTTGA
- the mraY gene encoding phospho-N-acetylmuramoyl-pentapeptide-transferase — MLLELTRWLEQLQGHFNLFNYLTFRAILGALTALALSLWWGPRMIRYLATLKGGQPIRKDGPESHFSKAGTPTMGGALILSTVAASVLLWGDLRNKYVWVVLVVMLGFGAIGWADDWIKIVKRDPNGMRSRTKYALQSVLGLAAGIYLFAFADVPAATTFYVPFFKSIALPLAGIGFVAIAYFWIVGFSNAVNLTDGLDGLAIMPTVLVACALGVFAYASGNATFAAYLQIPRVPGAGELIIICAAIAGAGLGFLWFNTYPAMVFMGDIGALALGAVLGTIAVIVRQELVLVLMGGIFVIETLSVMIQVASFKLTGKRVFRMAPIHHHFELKGWPEPRVIVRFWIISVVLVLVGLATLKVR, encoded by the coding sequence ATGCTGCTTGAACTCACCCGCTGGCTGGAGCAGCTGCAGGGCCACTTCAACCTGTTCAACTACCTGACCTTCCGCGCCATCCTCGGCGCGCTGACCGCGCTGGCGCTGTCGCTGTGGTGGGGGCCGCGGATGATCCGCTACTTGGCCACGCTCAAGGGCGGCCAGCCGATCCGCAAGGACGGGCCGGAGTCGCATTTTTCCAAGGCCGGCACGCCGACCATGGGTGGTGCGCTCATCCTCTCGACCGTCGCGGCCTCGGTACTGCTGTGGGGTGACCTGCGCAACAAGTACGTCTGGGTGGTGCTGGTGGTGATGCTGGGCTTCGGCGCCATCGGCTGGGCCGACGACTGGATCAAGATCGTCAAGCGCGATCCCAACGGCATGCGCTCGCGCACCAAGTACGCGCTGCAGTCGGTGCTGGGCCTTGCCGCCGGCATCTACCTGTTCGCCTTCGCCGACGTGCCGGCAGCCACCACCTTCTACGTGCCGTTCTTCAAGTCGATCGCGCTCCCTCTGGCCGGCATCGGTTTCGTCGCCATCGCCTACTTCTGGATCGTCGGCTTCTCCAACGCGGTCAACCTGACCGACGGCCTCGATGGCCTCGCCATCATGCCCACCGTGCTGGTGGCCTGCGCGCTGGGTGTGTTCGCCTATGCCTCCGGCAATGCCACCTTCGCCGCGTACCTGCAGATCCCGCGGGTGCCGGGCGCGGGCGAGCTGATCATCATCTGCGCGGCCATCGCCGGCGCCGGGCTCGGCTTCCTGTGGTTCAACACCTATCCGGCGATGGTGTTCATGGGCGACATCGGCGCGCTGGCGCTGGGCGCGGTGCTCGGCACCATCGCGGTGATCGTGCGCCAGGAGCTGGTCCTGGTCCTGATGGGCGGCATCTTCGTCATCGAGACGCTGTCGGTGATGATCCAGGTCGCCAGCTTCAAGCTCACCGGCAAGCGCGTGTTCCGGATGGCGCCGATCCACCACCACTTCGAACTGAAGGGCTGGCCGGAGCCGCGCGTGATCGTGCGCTTCTGGATCATCAGCGTGGTGCTGGTGCTGGTCGGGCTTGCCACGTTGAAGGTGCGCTGA
- the murF gene encoding UDP-N-acetylmuramoyl-tripeptide--D-alanyl-D-alanine ligase, whose translation MTPRLLSWIAQATGGRLVGDDRTVDAVATDTRALPGGDALFVALKGERFDGHAHVRAAADGGCVAALVARPVEAALPQVVVADTERALASLAAAVQRERATKVLAVTGSNGKTTVKTLLHSILRQLGSAYANPGNRNNEIGLPLAVLDAPDDARFAVYEMGAGKPGDIAYLTAIARPDVALVNNIASAHLERMGSLLGIAQTKGAIYQALPADGVAVVNADDAFALYFSERLRGVRMIRFGIEAEADISARDIHGGLQGSRFTLVTPEGEVEVALPLPGRHNVRNALAAAAMATALGAGPAQIRAGLEAVEGVAGRLAAHRLRRGATLVDDSYNANPGSLAAAIDTLADGGGEAWLVLGDMRELGADEVALHAEAGARARAAGIARLFALGELSAHAARTFGEGGSVHASHAALADALWAQLGAGTTVLVKGSRGSAMDKIVTALLQRDAGPDGETTDAA comes from the coding sequence ATGACGCCGCGCCTGCTGTCGTGGATCGCCCAGGCCACCGGTGGCCGGCTGGTCGGCGACGACCGTACGGTCGATGCCGTCGCGACCGATACCCGCGCGCTGCCCGGCGGCGATGCGCTGTTCGTCGCGCTGAAGGGCGAGCGTTTTGACGGGCACGCGCATGTCCGGGCCGCCGCCGATGGCGGCTGCGTGGCCGCGCTGGTGGCGCGTCCGGTCGAGGCCGCATTGCCGCAGGTCGTCGTGGCCGATACCGAGCGCGCGCTGGCCAGCCTGGCCGCGGCGGTGCAACGCGAACGCGCCACCAAGGTGCTGGCGGTCACCGGCAGCAACGGCAAGACCACGGTCAAGACCCTGCTGCATTCGATCCTGCGCCAGCTGGGCAGCGCCTACGCCAACCCGGGCAACCGCAACAACGAGATCGGCCTGCCGCTCGCCGTGCTGGACGCGCCGGACGATGCGCGCTTCGCGGTCTACGAGATGGGTGCCGGCAAACCCGGTGACATCGCTTACCTCACTGCCATCGCCCGGCCCGACGTGGCGCTGGTCAACAACATCGCGTCTGCCCACCTGGAACGGATGGGCAGCCTGCTCGGCATCGCCCAGACCAAGGGCGCGATCTACCAGGCGCTGCCGGCGGACGGCGTGGCGGTGGTGAACGCGGACGACGCATTCGCGCTGTATTTCAGCGAGCGGCTGCGCGGCGTGCGGATGATCCGTTTCGGGATCGAGGCCGAGGCCGATATCAGCGCGCGCGACATCCACGGCGGCCTGCAGGGATCACGTTTCACGCTGGTGACGCCGGAGGGCGAGGTCGAGGTCGCGCTCCCGCTGCCGGGGCGCCACAACGTCCGCAACGCGCTGGCCGCGGCGGCGATGGCGACGGCGCTGGGTGCCGGCCCGGCGCAGATCCGCGCCGGACTGGAAGCGGTGGAAGGCGTGGCCGGGCGGCTGGCCGCCCACCGCCTGCGCCGCGGCGCAACGCTGGTGGACGACAGCTACAACGCCAACCCCGGCTCGCTGGCGGCAGCCATCGACACCTTGGCGGACGGCGGTGGCGAGGCCTGGCTGGTGCTGGGTGACATGCGCGAGCTGGGTGCCGACGAAGTCGCCCTGCACGCCGAGGCAGGCGCGCGCGCGCGCGCCGCCGGCATTGCCCGCCTGTTCGCGCTGGGCGAACTCAGCGCGCATGCCGCAAGGACATTCGGCGAGGGCGGCAGCGTGCATGCCTCGCACGCCGCGCTGGCCGATGCGCTGTGGGCGCAGCTGGGTGCCGGCACCACCGTGCTGGTGAAGGGCTCGCGCGGCAGCGCGATGGACAAGATCGTGACCGCGCTGCTGCAGCGGGATGCCGGACCCGACGGGGAGACCACCGATGCTGCTTGA
- a CDS encoding UDP-N-acetylmuramoyl-L-alanyl-D-glutamate--2,6-diaminopimelate ligase produces the protein MLLGELLPELEGLSADLAITGLVQDSREVKPGDAFVAIAGFGAHGLNFVDVAREAGAAAVLYEPPAPDDLPAPADAIPVAGLRARMGAMADSFHGHPSASMATVGVTGTNGKTSTVQLLAQAWTLRGQKAGTVGTLGSGVYPKIVPTGFTTPLVLRMHALLAELRDEGASAVAMEVSSHALDQGRVDGVHFDVAVFTNLTRDHLDYHGDMARYGAAKARLFDWPGLRAAAVNLDDAFGRELFAAVGGKVRALGFSSRGAAGASVRAEELVLDGNGIRFMLHAGGQAHPVRSPLLGRFNVDNLLGVATTLFAMGMAPALIADTLSQLLPVDGRMNRLGGEAGAPLVVVDYAHTPDALEQALASLRAHTAGTLTCVFGCGGERDTGKRPQMAAIAERLADRVIVTDDNPRNEDGDAIVADILAGLREPGRVVVQRDRAAAIAQAIGGAGADDVVLVAGKGHEPYQDVCGVKHPFEDAAVARDCLRRREGGAA, from the coding sequence ATGCTGCTGGGCGAACTGCTGCCGGAGCTTGAAGGGCTGTCCGCCGACCTTGCCATCACCGGGCTGGTCCAGGACAGCCGCGAGGTGAAGCCGGGCGATGCGTTCGTGGCGATCGCCGGGTTCGGTGCGCACGGGCTGAATTTCGTCGACGTGGCCCGCGAGGCCGGCGCCGCGGCGGTGCTCTACGAACCGCCGGCGCCGGACGACCTGCCTGCGCCGGCCGACGCGATCCCGGTGGCCGGCCTGCGCGCGCGCATGGGCGCGATGGCCGACAGCTTCCACGGCCATCCCAGCGCCTCGATGGCGACAGTGGGCGTGACCGGCACCAACGGCAAGACGTCCACCGTGCAGCTGCTGGCGCAGGCGTGGACGCTGCGCGGCCAGAAGGCCGGCACCGTCGGCACGCTGGGCAGCGGCGTGTACCCGAAGATCGTGCCGACCGGCTTCACCACTCCGCTGGTGCTGCGCATGCACGCGCTGCTGGCGGAGCTGCGCGACGAGGGCGCCTCGGCGGTGGCGATGGAAGTGTCCTCGCACGCGCTCGACCAAGGTCGCGTGGATGGCGTGCACTTCGACGTGGCGGTGTTCACCAACCTCACCCGCGATCATCTCGACTACCACGGCGACATGGCCCGCTACGGGGCGGCCAAGGCGCGGCTGTTCGACTGGCCCGGCCTGCGCGCGGCGGCGGTCAACCTGGACGATGCGTTCGGCCGCGAGCTGTTCGCAGCGGTCGGTGGCAAGGTGCGCGCGCTGGGCTTCTCCTCGCGCGGCGCCGCCGGTGCCAGCGTGCGCGCGGAAGAGCTGGTGCTGGACGGCAACGGCATCCGTTTCATGCTGCACGCCGGCGGCCAGGCGCATCCGGTGCGTTCGCCGCTGCTGGGCCGCTTCAACGTGGACAACCTGCTCGGCGTGGCGACCACCCTGTTCGCGATGGGCATGGCGCCGGCGCTGATCGCCGACACCCTGTCGCAGCTGCTGCCGGTCGATGGCCGCATGAACCGGCTGGGTGGCGAAGCCGGCGCGCCGCTGGTGGTGGTGGACTACGCCCACACCCCCGACGCGCTGGAGCAGGCGCTGGCCTCCCTGCGCGCGCACACCGCCGGCACGCTGACCTGCGTGTTCGGCTGCGGCGGCGAGCGCGATACCGGCAAGCGCCCGCAGATGGCAGCCATCGCCGAGCGCCTGGCCGACCGCGTCATCGTCACCGACGACAATCCGCGCAACGAGGATGGCGACGCCATCGTGGCCGACATCCTGGCCGGGCTCAGGGAGCCTGGGCGGGTGGTGGTGCAGCGCGACCGTGCTGCCGCCATCGCGCAGGCGATCGGCGGCGCCGGTGCCGACGATGTGGTGCTGGTCGCCGGCAAGGGCCACGAGCCCTACCAGGATGTGTGCGGGGTGAAGCATCCGTTCGAGGATGCGGCGGTGGCGCGCGATTGCCTGCGCCGTCGCGAAGGCGGTGCCGCATGA
- a CDS encoding penicillin-binding transpeptidase domain-containing protein, with amino-acid sequence MTRFGKRLRWFGSEARRERAASVHPRARVQQFDLRRRLALVCGFLGLGSVALLARALDLQVVDHAFYQQQGDARFLREIPIATSRGMITDRNGEPLAISSPVESIWGNPRELLKVPERLPALARALDMPQDELASRLSARADKEFVYLKRRINPDEAASILALDIPGVASQREYRRFYPQGEALAHVLGFTNVDDRGQEGLELAFDDWLRGTAGAKRVIRDNKGRIVENVDLVRAAQPGHDLALSIDRRIQYLTHRELRNAIAETGASSGSAVVLDVATGEVLAMANLPTFNPNAVGTSPRDAHRNRAVTDLLEPGSTMKPLTVAAGLEAGVITPATLFNTSPGWIANGRYRTTDTHNYGVLDTTGIIRKSSNVGASLVAKRLSDAQFYAFMRRFGYGQRSGSGFPGEAAGLFPAPDRWSGTSKQTMSYGYGLSATPLQIATAYAALGNGGLLHQPSFVKGQPNPPKRVLDARIANQVLHMMQTVTEPGGTATQAAILGYHVAGKTGTSRKASAGGYSRRYIGYFAGLVPVDNPRFAMVVAVNDPDPTRKGYYGGVVAGPVFRNVMEGALRLMDVSPDNLDAWLAVQAAAEAKRMKAEGRTPPALPATAAAIAPSGAANARALQ; translated from the coding sequence ATGACCCGTTTCGGCAAACGCCTGCGCTGGTTCGGGAGCGAAGCGCGCCGCGAGCGCGCCGCCAGCGTGCATCCGCGCGCGCGGGTGCAGCAGTTCGACCTGCGCCGCCGGCTGGCGCTGGTTTGCGGCTTCCTGGGCCTGGGGTCGGTGGCGCTGCTGGCGCGCGCGCTGGACCTGCAGGTCGTCGACCATGCCTTCTACCAGCAGCAGGGCGACGCGCGCTTCCTGCGCGAGATCCCGATCGCCACCTCGCGCGGCATGATCACCGACCGCAACGGCGAGCCGCTGGCGATCTCCTCGCCGGTGGAATCGATCTGGGGCAATCCGCGCGAGCTGCTGAAGGTGCCCGAGCGCCTGCCGGCGCTGGCGCGTGCGCTGGACATGCCGCAGGACGAGCTGGCCAGCCGGCTCAGCGCGCGTGCCGACAAGGAGTTCGTCTACCTCAAGCGCCGCATCAACCCGGACGAAGCCGCGAGCATCCTCGCGCTGGACATCCCCGGCGTGGCCAGTCAGCGCGAGTACCGCCGCTTCTACCCGCAGGGCGAGGCACTGGCGCACGTGCTGGGCTTCACCAACGTCGATGATCGCGGGCAGGAAGGCCTGGAGCTGGCGTTCGACGACTGGCTGCGCGGGACTGCCGGCGCCAAGCGCGTGATCCGCGACAACAAGGGCCGCATCGTCGAGAACGTGGACCTGGTGCGCGCGGCGCAGCCCGGGCACGACCTGGCGCTGAGCATCGACCGCCGCATCCAGTACCTGACCCACCGCGAACTGCGCAACGCGATTGCCGAAACCGGCGCCAGCAGCGGTTCGGCGGTGGTGCTGGACGTTGCAACCGGCGAAGTGCTGGCGATGGCCAACCTGCCGACCTTCAACCCCAACGCGGTTGGCACCAGCCCTCGCGACGCGCACCGCAACCGCGCGGTGACCGACCTGCTGGAGCCCGGTTCGACGATGAAGCCGCTGACCGTGGCGGCGGGGCTCGAGGCCGGGGTGATCACGCCCGCGACCCTGTTCAACACCAGCCCGGGCTGGATCGCCAACGGCCGCTACCGCACCACCGACACCCACAACTACGGCGTGCTGGACACCACCGGCATCATCCGCAAGAGCTCCAACGTCGGAGCTTCGCTGGTGGCCAAACGGCTCAGCGACGCGCAGTTCTATGCCTTCATGCGCCGCTTCGGCTACGGCCAGCGCAGCGGCAGCGGGTTCCCGGGCGAAGCGGCCGGGCTGTTCCCCGCGCCCGACCGCTGGAGCGGCACCAGCAAGCAGACGATGAGCTACGGCTACGGCCTGAGCGCCACCCCGCTGCAGATCGCCACCGCCTACGCGGCGCTCGGCAACGGCGGACTGCTGCACCAGCCCAGTTTCGTCAAGGGCCAGCCCAACCCGCCCAAGCGGGTGCTGGACGCGCGCATCGCCAACCAGGTGCTGCACATGATGCAGACGGTCACCGAGCCGGGCGGCACCGCCACCCAGGCGGCGATCCTCGGCTACCACGTGGCCGGCAAGACCGGCACCTCGCGCAAGGCCAGCGCCGGCGGTTACTCGCGCCGCTACATCGGCTACTTCGCCGGGCTGGTGCCGGTGGATAACCCGCGCTTCGCGATGGTGGTGGCGGTGAACGATCCCGATCCGACCCGCAAGGGCTACTACGGCGGCGTGGTCGCCGGCCCGGTGTTCCGCAACGTGATGGAGGGCGCACTGCGCCTGATGGATGTCTCGCCCGACAACCTCGATGCCTGGCTGGCCGTGCAGGCCGCGGCCGAGGCCAAGCGCATGAAGGCCGAAGGCCGCACGCCGCCGGCACTCCCCGCGACGGCCGCCGCCATTGCGCCATCCGGTGCCGCCAATGCGAGGGCGCTGCAATGA